A stretch of the Denticeps clupeoides chromosome 6, fDenClu1.1, whole genome shotgun sequence genome encodes the following:
- the rps25 gene encoding small ribosomal subunit protein eS25, with translation MPPKDSKQKKDSGKAKKDKDPVNKSGGKAKKKKWSKGKVRDKLNNLVLFDKATYDKLYKEVPNYKLITPAVVSERLKVRGSLARAALLELLSKGMIKLVSKHRAQVIYTRNTKGGDEAAPEKDS, from the exons ATG CCTCCCAAAGACAGCAAGCAAAAGAAAGACTCAGGCAAAGCCAAGAAGGACAAAGATCCAGTCAACAAGTCAGGGGGCAAAGCTAAGAAGAAG AAGTGGTCCAAAGGGAAGGTGAGGGACAAACTCAACAACTTGGTCCTCTTCGACAAGGCCACATATGACAAGCTTTACAAAGAAGTGCCCAACTACAAGCTCATCACCCCGGCTGTTGTATCCGAAAGGCTGAAGGTCCGAGGGTCCCTGGCCAGAGCCGCGCTGCTTGAGCTGCTGAGTAAAG GGATGATAAAGTTGGTGTCGAAGCACCGAGCGCAGGTGATCTACACACGAAACACAAAAGGTGGTGATGAAGCTGCTCCAGAGAAGGACTCGTAA
- the hmgn1b gene encoding non-histone chromosomal protein HMG-like: MPKRSKANNDTEVNAPKRRSDRLVNKPAPPKAEPKAKKAPAKAKKTKEPEKAKAEEKKEEVLAENGEAKADEAPAAEDTDKDEAK, from the exons ATGCCTAAAAGGAGCAAA GCAAACAACGATACTGAAGTAAATGCA CCCAAGAGACGGTCAGATAGATTGGTAAAT AAACCTGCTCCTCCAAAAGCGGAGCCCAAGGCAAAG AAGGCGCCTGCTAAAGCCAAGAAGACTAAGGAGCCAGAAAAGGCCaaggcagaggagaagaaggaagaggTCCTTGCTGAGAATGGCGAAGCCAAAGCTGATGAG GCGCCTGCTGCAGAAGATACCGACAAAGATGAGGCCAAATAA
- the LOC114792731 gene encoding tail-anchored protein insertion receptor WRB-like, translating to MATGCVWLLVLGFVVLCNLVKTLLPSISSHLAKVFQNDADCEAEMRAAVQDMRKQLSAISMMDEFARYARLERKISKTTDRLKTYVKTRTAQQAKVKWVVNITYYVLQAVLMISLIWKYYADPVTVLPSKWISPLERMVAFPSGVVGGVGITCWLVVCNKVVPIFLHVLS from the exons ATGGCGACCGGCTGCGTGTGGCTGCTGGTGTTGGGATTTGTCGTGTTGTGCAACCTCGTGAAGACGCTGCTGCCGAGCATCTCGTCACAC CTCGCGAAGGTTTTCCAGAACGACGCGGACTGTGAAGCCGAGATGCGAGCGGCCGTTCAGGACATGCGGAAGCAGCTCTCCGCCATCAGCATGATGGACGAGTTCGCCAGATACGCCAGGCTGGAGCGGAAGATCAGCAAGACCACGGACAGGCTGAAGACGTATG tcAAAACCAGAACAGCACAGCAGGCCAAAGTGAAGTGGGTGGTAAATATCACCTACTACGTTTTGCAG GCTGTGCTGATGATCTCTCTAATTTGGAAGTATTATGCTGACCCAGTGACAGTTCTGCCCAGTAAGTGGATTTCTCCTCTGGAGCGGATGGTGGCTTTCCCATCTGGAGTCGTCG gtggagTTGGAATCACATGCTGGCTTGTAGTTTGTAATAAAGTTGTACCAATTTTCTTGCATGTTcttagttag